The following are encoded in a window of Nakamurella sp. A5-74 genomic DNA:
- a CDS encoding glucose-6-phosphate dehydrogenase assembly protein OpcA produces the protein MIIDLPSTTSAAINKSMVDIREKGGTVSLSRVLTLVIVTDESDSEAPIAAANAASFEHPCRVIVIAQGSKRGTARMDAQIRVGGDAGASEVIVLRLFGPMAEHGASVVIPLLLADAPVVAWWPGESPEKPSVDPIGVLAQRRITDAASDRKPRTAILARRGVYAPGDTDLAWTRLTVWRGLLAAALDQPPHDRIVSITVAGASDSASTDLLAAWLGQRLKSPVAREVTGRAGSGLKSVTLQRRSGEITLARTEGSTATLTMKDQPVRELSLPRRTLRDCLSEELRRLDADDVYAEVLTKGLPLKDAAPKKSATRAAASKPDAAKPATAEPATAKAAAPKTAAVKAASAKTAASKATTARTPRKAAAKKTAPQKAESS, from the coding sequence GTGATCATCGACCTTCCGTCCACCACGTCGGCAGCGATCAACAAGAGCATGGTCGACATCCGGGAGAAGGGCGGCACCGTCTCGCTGTCCCGGGTGCTGACCCTGGTGATCGTCACCGACGAGTCCGACTCGGAGGCGCCGATCGCCGCGGCCAACGCCGCCTCCTTCGAACACCCCTGCCGGGTGATCGTGATCGCCCAGGGCAGCAAGCGCGGGACCGCTCGGATGGATGCCCAGATCCGGGTCGGCGGTGATGCCGGCGCGAGCGAGGTGATCGTGCTGCGGCTGTTCGGACCGATGGCCGAACACGGTGCCTCGGTGGTGATCCCGCTGCTGCTGGCGGACGCCCCGGTGGTGGCCTGGTGGCCGGGGGAATCTCCCGAGAAGCCGTCGGTCGACCCGATCGGGGTGCTCGCGCAGCGGCGCATCACCGATGCCGCCTCCGACCGGAAGCCGCGAACCGCGATCCTGGCCCGCCGCGGTGTGTACGCGCCCGGCGACACCGATCTGGCCTGGACCCGGCTGACCGTCTGGCGCGGGTTGCTGGCCGCGGCGCTCGACCAACCGCCGCACGACCGCATCGTCTCGATCACGGTGGCCGGCGCCTCCGATTCGGCGTCCACCGACCTGCTGGCCGCCTGGCTCGGGCAGCGGCTCAAGAGCCCGGTGGCCCGCGAGGTGACCGGCCGGGCCGGCAGCGGCCTCAAGTCCGTCACTCTGCAGCGCCGTTCGGGCGAGATCACCCTGGCCCGCACCGAGGGGTCCACCGCCACCCTGACGATGAAGGACCAGCCGGTCCGCGAGCTCTCCCTGCCTCGGCGGACGCTCCGGGACTGCCTGTCGGAGGAACTGCGCCGGCTCGACGCCGACGACGTCTACGCCGAGGTGCTGACCAAGGGCCTGCCGTTGAAGGACGCTGCGCCGAAGAAGTCGGCCACCCGGGCGGCGGCGTCGAAGCCTGATGCCGCCAAGCCTGCTACCGCCGAGCCTGCTACTGCGAAGGCGGCTGCTCCGAAAACCGCTGCTGTCAAGGCCGCTTCTGCCAAGACCGCGGCCTCCAAGGCAACTACGGCCAGGACCCCCCGCAAGGCTGCAGCCAAGAAGACTGCACCCCAGAAAGCGGAGTCCTCGTGA
- the pgl gene encoding 6-phosphogluconolactonase, which yields MTDRLVVVHPDAATLAASAAARMIALLQDVQASVNVATVALTGGGSGIAVLEQVAASPLRDLVDWSRVEIFWGDERFVPADDPERNAKQAWEALLSKVGVDPARVHEMPASDGEFGDDVDAATHAYAVEPPDHLDLVLIGVGGEGHVLSVFPDSPAVAVTEDGPRVVAVRDCPKPPPTRISLTLPYIQRATQVWALVSGDAKAEALARAAGGEPASAVPVAGAVGRERTVWLLDTAAASQL from the coding sequence GTGACCGACCGACTTGTGGTCGTCCACCCGGATGCCGCGACCTTGGCCGCGTCCGCTGCTGCTCGGATGATCGCGCTGCTGCAGGACGTCCAGGCCTCGGTGAACGTGGCCACTGTCGCGCTGACCGGTGGCGGTTCCGGAATCGCAGTGCTCGAGCAGGTCGCCGCGTCCCCGCTGCGCGACCTGGTCGACTGGTCGCGGGTCGAGATCTTCTGGGGCGACGAACGTTTCGTCCCCGCCGATGACCCGGAGCGGAACGCCAAGCAGGCCTGGGAGGCGCTGCTGTCGAAGGTCGGCGTCGATCCGGCCCGGGTGCACGAGATGCCGGCGTCGGACGGCGAGTTCGGTGACGACGTCGATGCAGCGACCCATGCCTATGCGGTGGAGCCGCCGGACCATCTCGACCTGGTGCTGATCGGCGTCGGCGGAGAGGGCCACGTGCTGTCGGTGTTCCCCGACTCCCCCGCGGTCGCAGTGACCGAGGACGGCCCGCGGGTGGTCGCGGTGCGGGACTGCCCCAAACCGCCGCCCACCCGCATCTCGTTGACGCTGCCGTACATCCAGCGCGCCACCCAGGTCTGGGCGTTGGTCTCGGGAGATGCCAAGGCCGAGGCCCTGGCCCGCGCCGCCGGCGGGGAACCGGCGTCCGCCG